From Mucilaginibacter gotjawali:
CAGACCTGATATTCCTGTGCGAATGGCGGAAGACATGCCTTCATCCCATTCAGGGTTATGAATAATGTTTATATCATAATTTTTTATGGTAGGTTCAATCACTGCAGCATTCCCGCCTAAAATAACCATAACAGGTTCGCAAACGGACGCGATGGCAGTTTCGATAGCCCGCTGCAACAGGGTTTTGCCTTTAAAAATAAGGTTTTGTTTTGGCTTTCCCAACCGGCTGGATGAACCTGCGGCGAGTATGATAATACCTGTCATTTAATTTTATCGGAAAGAATGATGATGTTTGGCAAAGATAAGATTGTAAAAAGAATGATAATGTGATAAAAAGTACAATTAAAAAACAATCTGCTAAATGTTAATATTTATTTTTACATAATAAATAAGCTTCGCCGGTAAATTCCGGTGGTTTGGATTAAAAGGGGGAATATTTGATAACGGATAATCACGGAAGAAAAGTAAACTATTTGCGGCTTGCCGTAACCGACAGGTGCAACTTGCGCTGTTTTTATTGTATGCCTGAGGAAGGATTGAACTGGCTGTCGCGCAGCGAACTCATGACTTACGAGGAAATGCTCCAAATATGTACTTTACTGGTTAAAATGGGTATCGAAAAGATCCGGATTACCGGTGGCGAACCTTTTGTACGTAAAGATATCATGAAGTTTTTGACTTCACTTTCAAAGTTAAAAGGGTTAAATGAACTTACTATAACAACTAACGGTGTATTAACCGCACCATATGTGCCCGAATTAAAAAAACTGGGTGTAAAGTCGGTTAACCTGAGCCTGGATACCCTTGATGCCGGCCGTTTTTTTGCCATTACCGGCAGGGATGAGTTTGCAAACGTGATGCAAACCATGGAGGAGTTGCTGAAATACGGTATTGAAGTAAAGTTGAATACCGTTGTAATGGAAGGTAAAAACATACAGGATATAATCCCGCTGGTTGAATTGACGAAAGAGTTGCCGGTAAGCGTCCGTTTTATTGAGGAAATGCCGTTTAACGGAGACGGGCATATTTACACTGGTTTAAAATGGAATTATGTGAGGATATTGGAAGAAATAAGCGGGGGCTTCCCGGGAATCAAAAAAGTGCCTGATCCTTTATATTCAACATCTTATAATTATCAAATTCCCGGTCACAAAGGCAATGCCGGCATTATTGCTGCTTACTCGCGCACTTTTTGCGGCACCTGCAACCGGGTTAGGATAACGCCTGTAGGCGAGTTGAAAACCTGTTTATATGATGACGGGCTTTTAAACATTAAGGACCTAATAAGGCAGCAAGCCGGCGAAAATGAAATAAAAGAAACCCTTTTTAATGTTTTTAATTCACGGGCAAAGGATGGTTGGGAAGCGGAACGGCTAAGGGTGGTGCATAAAGGGGTCCACGAATCTATGGCAACCATAGGGGGTTAATAATTTAATTACTGTTATATGATTACGGTAGAAGAAGCTGCAAAAATAGTTCTGGAACAGGCAACAGGTTACGGTGTTGAAATAGTTCCGTTTGAGCAATCCTTAGGCCGGGTTTTGGCCGAAGATATTAAGGCCGACCGGGATCTGCCGCCCTATAACCGGGTAACCATGGATGGTATTGCGATTAGTTTTGAGGCCATTGAAAACGGCATAAGTACTTTCCGGATTAAAGCTACCCAGGCTGCGGGCGATGAACCTGTGGATATTGAAGACCATGCCGAATGTGTTGAAATAATGACAGGTGCCATGCTGCCGGTGTCTACCGACACCGTGGTCAGGTATGAAGATCTTGAATTAAGAGCAGGCCTGGCCACCCTGGTTACCAATGGTATCCGTAAAGGGCAGAATATTCATTACAAAGGAAAAGATAAAAAGCAGGACGACCTTGTTGCCCAAACCGGCGCCATAGTTACGCCGGCCATCATCAGTTTAATAGCTTCAGTAGGTGAGAGCGAACTGAGGGTGAAGAAATTGCCGCGAGTAGTAATTCTTTCATCCGGTAACGAACTTGTTGACGTCGACCAGTCGCCGGGGCCGTTCCAGATCAGGAGATCAAATAACTATACCGTCCGGGCTGTGTTAAAGCAACATGGATTAGACGCGCAATTGCTGCACCTGCCGGATGACGAGGAGATCATAAAAAAACAATTAGCCATTTGCCTTGAAAATTATGATGTAATTATCCTGAGTGGCGGAGTGTCCATGGGGAAATTTGATCATATTCCCCGTGCTTTGGAAGCATTGAAAGTAAAACAACTTTTTCATAATGTAAAGCAGCGGCCCGGCAAGCCTTTTTGGTTTGGCAAGCACGAAAACGGTCAGTTGGTATTCGCATTCCCGGGAAATCCTGTCGCAACTTTTATGTGCCTGCACCGGTATTTTTTACCCTGGCTGCATAAGTCAGTCGGCGCTAAAGAAAAGCCGCAATTGCATGCCGTACTAAGCAACCGCGTGAGCTTTCACTTTCCCCTCAAGTATTTTTTACAGGTAAAACTGCATTATAATGAATATTGCCAGTTAATGGCCACGCCTGTAGAGGGGAACGGCTCCGGTGATTTTGCTAACCTGGCGGATACAGATGCATTTATGGAACTTCCGCTGGAAAAGAATGAGTTTAAAAGAGGGGAAGTGTTTAGTGTGTGGCCCTTCTGATTGTCTGAACTCGAATTTTATGAATTTTTAGAATTAATGGAATTTCAAGGGTCTGATAAAGATCAATCACACAATTCAGTAAATTCAATTAATTCGTGTAATTCGAGTTCTAACAATAAGCGGTGGAATAAAAAAAATCAGTAAAATCCAAAAAATAAATGCTCAGTCATATCGATACAAACGGTAATCCTACGATGGTAGACGTAACGGCCAAACAGGTTTCGCACCGAACCGCAACGGCGCGGAGCATAGTTTCTTTGCCGGATGAGGTGTTGGTACATTTAACCAACGGCGATCTTCAAACCAAAAAAGGTTCAGTATTTCAAACCGCGATCATCGCTGGGATAATGGCGGCAAAAAAAACCGGCGATTTGATCCCGCTTTGCCATCCGCTGGGTTTGGATAACTGTAATATCAGTATTAATGTAAATGAGGTTAATGAGGTAGTGATAGATTGCACTGCAAGTATTACCGCCAAAACCGGGGTTGAAATGGAAGCCCTGGTAGGCGCATCCATTGCAGCATTAACAGTTTATGATATGTGTAAGGCAATGAGCCATGATATCGTTATAAAAGAAACAAAACTGCTTGCGAAAACAGGAGGTAAACGTGATTTCAGAAGAGCATAACAAGGAGGGTAAAAAACACCAGAAACATGCGAAACTGGTAAGGCCGGCTTTTGGCAACTATGGCCGTAATGAATGGGCCATTGTTGGCGGGCCATGCACCACCATTAAGTTTTTGGCCGACCAGGTGATCAGCGCACTATCTCCTGATTACAAATGCGCCTATATTGATACTACCCACAACGACGATGTTACCCTAATGCCTGCTAAACTGGCAAATGGCGCCTTTTTTGAATACAACGACCAGGTTAACTATACCCAGCTCAATTATAATGGGCCATTTAACTCATTTAAGTTGCGGGAAACCTTTGCCGCGGCTGATTTGGTGCTGGCCAACGGTAACCATAACCCGGCGAAGGCACAGGTGGTGATCATTTATGAAAATAAAAAGGCCTCGCTTCAAAAAAGGGTTGAGCAGTTGAGTAATGTACAAATGATCCTGCTGGCAGATAACGCCGCAGAGCTATTTGATTTTATAAAAGAGGCAGTGCCTTATTGGAATGAATTGCCGGTTTACCGTTTGGATGAAACAGAAAAGATCGTTGATTTTTTTAGAAAACAACTGCATAAAGCAAAGCCAAAACTAAACGGACTGGTACTGGCCGGCGGTAAAAGCGAACGGATGGGATTTGATAAGGGATCGGTTAACTGGCATGGCAAGGAGCAGCGCTACCATATGGCAGATTTACTGAACCCTTTTTGCGAAGAGGTGTTTATATCCTGCCGCCCTGATCAGCAATTTGGCATTGTACCCCCATACTTAAGCCTGCCGGATACCTTTTTGGACCTTGGGCCATATGGTGCGATATTGTCTGCTTTCCGGGAAAGACCTGACGAAGCCTGGCTGGTGGTTGCGTGCGACCTGCCTTTATTGACGGAGAAATCATTAGGGCATTTGGTGGAAAACCGCAATGTTGCTACCAATGCCACGGCTTACCAGAGTAGTTTTAATGATTTTCCGGAACCATTGATCACCATTTGGGAGCCCAAAAGCTACCCCGTATTGCTGTCGTTCCTGGCGCAGGGGTATTCGTGTCCGCGTAAAGTTTTAATCAATAGTGATATCACCCTGTTAAATGCACCGGACCCGGAAGAGTTGACAAATGTAAATACCCCGGAAGAACTGGAAAAAGCAAAGCTTGCTTTGCAATAAATTGAGTGCGTTATGGAATTAGAATTTTTACGTTACAGTTGCCAGATAGCCCTGCCGGGCTTTTCTGAAGCTACACAGCTACGTTTACAGCATGCAAGGGTGCTGGTAGTTGGCGCCGGTGGATTGGGCTGCCCTGCGGCGCAGTACCTCGCCGCATCGGGTATCGGCACTTTAGGGATTGCTGATTTTGACGTGGTTTCAGTAAGTAACCTGCACCGGCAAATCTTGTTCGCGCCGGCTGATGCCGGCAAAAAGAAAGCGCCTTTAGCATGCGAACGTTTGCAGGCCCAAAACCCGGGAATTACTGTAATTGCACATGATATGCGGGTGACATCGCAAAATGTGATGGAACTGGTGAGCCAATATGACGTTATTGTTGACGGTACCGATAATTTTGACACGCGTTATTTATTGAATGACGCAGGCGTTTTGGCCGGTAAGCCCGTTGTGTACGGTGCTATTTACCAGTTTGAAGGGCAGGTTGCCGTTTGGAATATAAAAAACCAGAAAGGTACCCGGAGCCCTAATTACCGCGACCTTTTCCCCGAAGTGGATTCAACCCAAATACCCAATTGTGCCGAGGGAGGGGTAATACCAACGCTCGCCGGTATTATCGGTTGTATGCAGGCAAACGAGGTGATCAAATATATCACCGAAACAGGCGAACTGCTTGCCGGTAAAGTATTGATATTTGACGCGCAAACTATGCAGAGCCGCATCATTAAAATAGGGGAAGTTACCCATACCGCTATAAACAGGTTGAAAGAAACTATTTTTATTCCGACAGTATCGGTTGATGAACTAAAAAGTCAGATCGCCGCAAAATCAGTCAGGTTGGTGGATGTACGCACTGAACGGGAGCGTGACGAGTTTGATATTGGCGGAGAACATATTCCGCTGGACGAATTAGATGGTTATATAGATGGGGGGGATGAGACGGTGAATACCGTGTTTTATTGCGGTACCGGGAAAAGGAGCGGGGAGGCGGTAAAAGACATTATGAAAAAATACCCTGGCGCCCGTGTTTTTTCGCTGGATGGCGGGCTAAAGGCCTGGATAGAACAATGGGACTAATCAAACAGCCGCAGCCAACCGGCGGCCGCCCATCAATTTTGTGCTCAATACGAACAGCCATAAATTATACGGCAAAAATATAAATCGCTCAAACAGGCCGGGCCAATGGTGATAGGTAACGGCCAGCATGAACAGCGCCTTCAGCGCCATCGTCATACACGCGGCTACCAGCGAATAAACGATCCATCCCTTCCAGCTATTGGTTTTGTAAAACTGCCATGCAAACAGAAACAAAACGGCCAGTACCGAAATAAATACCATGATATTGCAAATTTGATGAAGTGGTTCATGTATAAATATCGCCAGGCCAATTAAACCGGTGCCCATAAGCAATTGAAATAAAACGATGTACCGCGCATTGGCGCTTTTAATGAGTTCTTTTGAGAGCCCGATGGTAAACAGCACGACCAAGACACCATACAGCAAAAAATTAACCTGTTGAAACCATCCGTTTTTTACCAGCTCCAGGCTGCTGATGGTATTGCGGAGCGCATCGAAGCCCTGGGTTAAAAATCCAAATACGGTATAAATCAATATAAATAAAATGCCCGAAAAGCCGCAGCAAAGCAACGCGACCTGTGTTAATGATTTTTTAAATGGCAGACCTTGGCTCATGTCGGTTTATATTCAGGTTTTGGCGATTTAAATATAAACATAAGATGGCTGAGAACGGAAAAAGTTACAGATAAGTCCGGAAGTCCGTAAAGTCCGGAAGTCCGAAAGAAGCTGTGCCTGATGTTTCGTAAAAAATACCTAAGCTATGTAGACGTTCATGGTTCATATGTCATGGCAGGAAGGTGGTGGCTTGTACCGGTCTTCCCAATCTCTAATCTCCAATTAACCAATCTCTAACTACGGATGCGCGGCTACCCAAACTTCGCCGTCTTCAAAAATCTCTTTTTTCCAGATCGGGACGGTTTGCTTAAGGGTATCGATGATATAGCGGCAGGCATCAAAGGCTGCGGCGCGGTGTGCGGCAGATACGGCAATAATGACCGGTACTTCGCCAACTTCAAGCACTCCGGTGCGGTGGTGGATAAGGGCTTTCTGTATGGGCCATTGCGCCGCGGCCTGTTTAATGATCTTTTCCATTTCGGCGATAGCCATAGGTTCATAAGCTTCAAACTCCAGCCGGATCACCCGCTTGCCTTTGGTGGCATTTCGTACGGTACCAATAAACACATCTATCCCGCCGCTCTCCGGCGACATTATCCAGTCGATACATGACTGGATGTTTAGTGGGGTGGGGGATATTTGGATTTGGGTGGACAATGAAAATGTTTTTTAATGACTACTGGCCAAATATAAAGTTTTAGTACAAGGCGCGCATGATGTTTATTGAAAATTAAACTGGAAGTTATGAGCCTCACAACAAAGTATAATTTTTTAATTAAATCATATTAAATTAAAAATCAAAAATATATGCCGATTATATCCATAAACACTTTATCATGTAAACTTTTAACCAACTTTACCATGTACTACAAAGTGCATTAATCAAATCATTCAAACAAAAGGAAAAAAGCTGGAAAAAAGAACCCGCTACTCTTAAGCCCCGCTGTATGTGTCGTCACCTACAGCTAGCTTCAAGGGAGCCGCGTGCTATCAGAAGGCGCGGGTACAAACTGCCTTAAAAGGCTATGCAAGTAGTTTGTGGGGACACAAACTACGGGAGGGTTTCATCCCCCGCTCACCGGCGGTATCACCGCAATCTCGTCGCGTTCGTGTATGGTGTCGCCGGGCAGGGCGTATTCATTATTAACGGCCAGCATGTAGGACTTTAATTGCTGCAGCTTTGGGTATTGCTGCTCAAGCAGGTATTGTAAATTATAAACGGTTGAATCGTTTGCCAGTTCGAGTGAGACAGAAGACCCTCCAAAAATATCCTTCGCAATGCCAAACGCCAGTACTTTAATCTTCATGATACTGCAAAATTAGGGCAAAAATGTTAATTACAGCTAATTTAAAACAACATTATGGGTTAAATGGTTAATTAAACTGGTTGGGTTGGGCAAGTTGAGTTGGAGCGGATTAAACTTCATCAACTATGCGACCCGATGAACTTTTAACCAAATTTCAATTATATTTGAATATGACCACCAAGTCTATCAAGCGGTTTAATATTACAAAAGTTAGCGGAGGCGCTGTCGCCGATACTTCGGACGCACTGGCTATTGAAGAGCCCCTGGAAATCAGGCTGGAATACGGCGAGGCGGAAAACAGGACTGTTAAAAACGTCTCCGTCACCATGCGTACGCCGGGCAACGATGCCGAACTTGCTGCCGGTTTCCTGTTTACCGAAGGGATTATTTCGTCCGGAGATGCTGTTTTGAATATCGAGCATTCCTTTATTTCATGCGCCGAAAACAAAGAGAATGTAGTGGTTGTGAAATTGAACGAAGGTGTCATTCCCAACCTCAATAACTCCGAACGTAATTTTTATACCAGCTCCAGTTGCGGC
This genomic window contains:
- a CDS encoding molybdenum cofactor biosynthesis protein MoaE, with product MSTQIQISPTPLNIQSCIDWIMSPESGGIDVFIGTVRNATKGKRVIRLEFEAYEPMAIAEMEKIIKQAAAQWPIQKALIHHRTGVLEVGEVPVIIAVSAAHRAAAFDACRYIIDTLKQTVPIWKKEIFEDGEVWVAAHP
- the moaC gene encoding cyclic pyranopterin monophosphate synthase MoaC produces the protein MLSHIDTNGNPTMVDVTAKQVSHRTATARSIVSLPDEVLVHLTNGDLQTKKGSVFQTAIIAGIMAAKKTGDLIPLCHPLGLDNCNISINVNEVNEVVIDCTASITAKTGVEMEALVGASIAALTVYDMCKAMSHDIVIKETKLLAKTGGKRDFRRA
- the moaA gene encoding GTP 3',8-cyclase MoaA is translated as MITDNHGRKVNYLRLAVTDRCNLRCFYCMPEEGLNWLSRSELMTYEEMLQICTLLVKMGIEKIRITGGEPFVRKDIMKFLTSLSKLKGLNELTITTNGVLTAPYVPELKKLGVKSVNLSLDTLDAGRFFAITGRDEFANVMQTMEELLKYGIEVKLNTVVMEGKNIQDIIPLVELTKELPVSVRFIEEMPFNGDGHIYTGLKWNYVRILEEISGGFPGIKKVPDPLYSTSYNYQIPGHKGNAGIIAAYSRTFCGTCNRVRITPVGELKTCLYDDGLLNIKDLIRQQAGENEIKETLFNVFNSRAKDGWEAERLRVVHKGVHESMATIGG
- a CDS encoding MoaD/ThiS family protein, with protein sequence MKIKVLAFGIAKDIFGGSSVSLELANDSTVYNLQYLLEQQYPKLQQLKSYMLAVNNEYALPGDTIHERDEIAVIPPVSGG
- a CDS encoding NTP transferase domain-containing protein encodes the protein MISEEHNKEGKKHQKHAKLVRPAFGNYGRNEWAIVGGPCTTIKFLADQVISALSPDYKCAYIDTTHNDDVTLMPAKLANGAFFEYNDQVNYTQLNYNGPFNSFKLRETFAAADLVLANGNHNPAKAQVVIIYENKKASLQKRVEQLSNVQMILLADNAAELFDFIKEAVPYWNELPVYRLDETEKIVDFFRKQLHKAKPKLNGLVLAGGKSERMGFDKGSVNWHGKEQRYHMADLLNPFCEEVFISCRPDQQFGIVPPYLSLPDTFLDLGPYGAILSAFRERPDEAWLVVACDLPLLTEKSLGHLVENRNVATNATAYQSSFNDFPEPLITIWEPKSYPVLLSFLAQGYSCPRKVLINSDITLLNAPDPEELTNVNTPEELEKAKLALQ
- a CDS encoding molybdopterin molybdotransferase MoeA, translated to MITVEEAAKIVLEQATGYGVEIVPFEQSLGRVLAEDIKADRDLPPYNRVTMDGIAISFEAIENGISTFRIKATQAAGDEPVDIEDHAECVEIMTGAMLPVSTDTVVRYEDLELRAGLATLVTNGIRKGQNIHYKGKDKKQDDLVAQTGAIVTPAIISLIASVGESELRVKKLPRVVILSSGNELVDVDQSPGPFQIRRSNNYTVRAVLKQHGLDAQLLHLPDDEEIIKKQLAICLENYDVIILSGGVSMGKFDHIPRALEALKVKQLFHNVKQRPGKPFWFGKHENGQLVFAFPGNPVATFMCLHRYFLPWLHKSVGAKEKPQLHAVLSNRVSFHFPLKYFLQVKLHYNEYCQLMATPVEGNGSGDFANLADTDAFMELPLEKNEFKRGEVFSVWPF
- a CDS encoding HesA/MoeB/ThiF family protein; the encoded protein is MELEFLRYSCQIALPGFSEATQLRLQHARVLVVGAGGLGCPAAQYLAASGIGTLGIADFDVVSVSNLHRQILFAPADAGKKKAPLACERLQAQNPGITVIAHDMRVTSQNVMELVSQYDVIVDGTDNFDTRYLLNDAGVLAGKPVVYGAIYQFEGQVAVWNIKNQKGTRSPNYRDLFPEVDSTQIPNCAEGGVIPTLAGIIGCMQANEVIKYITETGELLAGKVLIFDAQTMQSRIIKIGEVTHTAINRLKETIFIPTVSVDELKSQIAAKSVRLVDVRTERERDEFDIGGEHIPLDELDGYIDGGDETVNTVFYCGTGKRSGEAVKDIMKKYPGARVFSLDGGLKAWIEQWD
- a CDS encoding DUF998 domain-containing protein, which produces MSQGLPFKKSLTQVALLCCGFSGILFILIYTVFGFLTQGFDALRNTISSLELVKNGWFQQVNFLLYGVLVVLFTIGLSKELIKSANARYIVLFQLLMGTGLIGLAIFIHEPLHQICNIMVFISVLAVLFLFAWQFYKTNSWKGWIVYSLVAACMTMALKALFMLAVTYHHWPGLFERFIFLPYNLWLFVLSTKLMGGRRLAAAV